The following are from one region of the Coregonus clupeaformis isolate EN_2021a unplaced genomic scaffold, ASM2061545v1 scaf1049, whole genome shotgun sequence genome:
- the LOC121559993 gene encoding insulin receptor-like — LGLGQTFDTNQGPKDWSCPSLVQKDRIWFLSRFSPYLPQILSLSYVFVCVSPRSFGVVLWEVSTLAEQPYQGLSNEQVLKFVMDGGYLDRPDNCADRLHDLMSMCWQYNPKLRPSFREIIEMLHEDLHQSFQEVSFYYSQENKPQEQEDFDLDMDNMESIPLDPSSYSQRGDHSSSYSQRGDHSSERDEAGSSLGLRQNSYEEHIPYTHMNGGKTNGRILALPRSSPS, encoded by the exons ctggggctgggacAAACGTTTGACACCAATCAGGGCCCCAaagactggagttgcccatccctggtccaGAAGGACAGAATCTGGTTCCTCTCAAGATTTTCTCCCTACCTACCACAGATTTTGTCTCTCTCCTATGTTTTCGTGTGTGTCTCTCCCAGGTCATTTGGTGTGGTGCTGTGGGAGGTCAGTACCCTAGCGGAGCAGCCGTACCAGGGCCTGTCCAATGAGCAGGTCCTGAAGTTCGTCATGGACGGAGGATATCTGGACCGACCAGACAACTGTGCTGACCGGCT ACACGACCTGATGTCGATGTGCTGGCAGTACAACCCCAAGCTGCGTCCCAGCTTCCGGGAGATCATTGAAATGCTCCACGAGGACCTTCACCAGTCCTTCCAGGAGGTCTCCTTCTACTACAGCCAGGAAAACAAGCCTCAGGAGCAGGAGGACTTTGACCTAGACATGGACAACATGGAGAGCATTCCCCTGGACCCGTCCTCCTACTCCCAGAGAGGGGACCACAGTTCCTCGTACTCTCAGAGGGGAGACCACAGCTCGGAGAGGGACGAAGCGGGTTCGTCGCTGGGGTTGAGGCAAAACAGCTATGAGGAACACATCCCGTACACACACATGAACGGGGGAAAGACTAATGGACGGATACTAGCCCTGCCTCGGTCTAGTCCCTCCTAA